One part of the candidate division WOR-3 bacterium genome encodes these proteins:
- a CDS encoding SpoIID/LytB domain-containing protein yields MRKILIFLILFSCAKREYIKREVKKYYIQKKKKVEAYEPLLRVLLYENENPLYISGTGIYYAIDSQGKRYKFFADNILKIEKKFEDPILYLDGKKTNLSLPLVFYTDENYFLKIQGKRYRGKIEIDEYLRVINLVKVEDYLRSVVPLEIGSPFLSNFEALKAQAVCARSYALRKYLEKRESFFHLYADIKDQVYGGKDKENEITDLAIQMTKGEVLMYENEVALTLFHSTCGGTTSYYDEAFPTESFIPYLKSVRCNFQGKDLCSNSPYYRWKKEFSISEFMENLAGNISNLLGISLSGRDIVDFSISDRSSTGRVREVKVKTKKGTFTFKGYDIRKLLKKDGFLPSNFFFLKNQGDRVIIIGRGFGHGVGLCQYGALSLAKKGVSYDRILKFYYQGTKIKKIY; encoded by the coding sequence ATGAGAAAAATTTTAATTTTTTTAATTTTATTTTCCTGTGCTAAAAGAGAATACATTAAAAGGGAAGTTAAAAAATATTATATTCAAAAGAAAAAAAAGGTTGAAGCTTATGAACCTCTTTTAAGGGTGTTACTTTATGAGAATGAGAATCCCCTTTATATTTCAGGGACAGGTATTTATTATGCTATAGATTCTCAAGGTAAAAGATATAAATTTTTTGCAGATAATATTTTAAAAATTGAGAAAAAATTTGAAGATCCTATTTTATACCTTGATGGTAAAAAAACAAATCTTTCTCTTCCTCTTGTTTTTTATACAGATGAAAATTATTTTTTAAAGATTCAAGGAAAAAGGTATAGAGGTAAAATAGAAATTGACGAGTATTTAAGGGTTATAAATCTTGTTAAAGTGGAAGATTATCTAAGATCAGTTGTTCCTCTTGAAATAGGTAGTCCTTTTCTTTCAAATTTTGAAGCACTTAAAGCTCAAGCTGTTTGTGCAAGGAGTTATGCTTTGAGAAAATATTTAGAAAAAAGGGAGAGTTTTTTTCATCTTTACGCAGATATAAAGGATCAGGTATATGGTGGTAAAGATAAGGAAAATGAAATAACAGATCTTGCAATTCAAATGACAAAGGGTGAAGTCCTTATGTATGAAAATGAAGTTGCTTTAACTTTATTTCATTCTACCTGTGGGGGCACTACTTCTTATTATGATGAAGCTTTCCCTACTGAAAGTTTTATTCCCTATTTAAAATCAGTAAGATGTAACTTTCAGGGTAAGGACTTATGCTCTAATTCTCCTTATTACAGGTGGAAGAAGGAGTTTTCTATAAGTGAGTTTATGGAAAACCTCGCAGGGAATATTTCAAATCTTTTAGGAATTTCTCTTTCAGGAAGAGATATTGTTGATTTCAGTATTTCAGATAGATCTTCTACAGGAAGAGTAAGGGAAGTTAAGGTTAAAACTAAGAAAGGTACTTTTACCTTTAAAGGGTATGATATTAGAAAATTGTTGAAAAAGGATGGTTTTTTACCTTCAAATTTTTTCTTTTTAAAAAATCAGGGTGATAGAGTTATAATAATAGGTAGAGGTTTTGGACATGGAGTTGGATTGTGTCAATACGGTGCTTTATCACTTGCTAAAAAGGGAGTAAGTTATGACCGTATTCTCAAATTTTATTATCAGGGGACAAAAATTAAAAAGATTTATTAA
- a CDS encoding tetratricopeptide repeat protein produces the protein MRIYYFLITFIFISCYFSREKEDPLFLYMLYSSKVEKGEYKEARKLIERLLKIKKDREYFRDYIFLLYNIKDFNKLKKVFFEFEKNFELDSTLTYPFLSACIFTRDFKNFEKYQKKFREKFKKDKDLLYLISVLYQALGDFDRAISLLDELIKNDSLNSKKYLLDKARVLSMKKDYMSALSIINKLEEDEIFPELLIEKAICLEGLNDYKEALKIYRKLLLSKKIASQNLLRKVLNLSIFLGNYELADTLLKGKIDSFFYDVDFIHQYGFIKYMKNEFKEAMKYFSIALSLNPKDDLAHYYLSRIFYREKLMDRAFYHIKKAIEINPKNYEYYIYYSFLLISERKLKEAEELLKEIPDKNNAPYFYLTGFLEKQKRNYKRALFFYEKSLKLDSLDARKWFEAGALYEEINDIKKAEKAFRKSVKLDSTLSESYNYWGYMLAERGLKLDTAKILIEKALEFEPDNGYYLDSMGWVYYMMGKYDSAFVYLKRAVESVPDDPVIVEHLGDVYLKLNQIDKALNYWQEALKLEPLNKNLKKKIEKYKNSGI, from the coding sequence ATGAGAATATATTATTTTTTAATAACTTTTATTTTTATTTCCTGTTACTTTTCAAGGGAGAAAGAAGACCCTCTCTTTTTATACATGTTATATTCAAGTAAGGTTGAAAAGGGAGAATATAAAGAGGCACGGAAACTCATTGAAAGGCTTTTAAAGATAAAAAAAGACAGAGAATATTTTAGGGATTACATTTTTTTACTTTACAATATAAAGGATTTTAATAAACTAAAAAAAGTTTTCTTTGAATTTGAAAAAAATTTTGAGCTTGATTCTACCCTTACCTATCCTTTTCTTTCAGCCTGTATTTTTACAAGAGATTTCAAAAATTTTGAAAAATATCAAAAGAAATTCAGAGAGAAGTTTAAGAAGGATAAAGATCTTTTATATTTAATTTCTGTTTTATATCAAGCTTTAGGTGATTTTGATAGGGCAATATCCCTTTTAGATGAACTTATTAAAAATGATTCTTTAAACAGTAAAAAATATCTACTTGATAAGGCAAGAGTATTATCAATGAAAAAAGATTATATGTCTGCATTATCTATAATAAATAAATTGGAAGAAGATGAAATTTTTCCTGAACTTTTGATTGAAAAGGCAATCTGTTTGGAAGGTTTGAATGATTATAAAGAAGCTTTGAAAATTTATAGAAAATTACTTTTAAGTAAAAAAATAGCGAGTCAGAATTTATTGAGAAAGGTTTTGAATTTGTCAATTTTTTTAGGTAATTATGAACTGGCTGATACTCTCTTAAAAGGGAAAATAGATAGTTTTTTCTATGATGTTGATTTTATCCATCAGTATGGATTTATAAAATATATGAAAAATGAATTTAAAGAAGCTATGAAGTATTTTTCAATTGCCTTGAGTTTAAATCCTAAGGATGATTTAGCCCATTATTATCTTTCAAGAATATTTTACAGAGAAAAGTTAATGGATAGAGCTTTTTATCATATAAAAAAGGCAATAGAGATAAATCCTAAAAATTATGAATATTATATTTATTACTCATTTCTTTTAATAAGTGAAAGGAAGTTAAAAGAAGCAGAAGAATTACTTAAAGAAATACCTGATAAGAATAATGCCCCTTACTTTTATTTAACTGGATTTCTTGAAAAACAGAAGAGAAATTATAAAAGGGCTTTATTTTTTTATGAAAAATCATTAAAACTTGATTCTCTTGATGCAAGGAAGTGGTTTGAAGCAGGTGCTCTTTATGAGGAAATAAACGATATAAAAAAGGCTGAAAAAGCCTTCAGAAAATCTGTTAAACTTGATAGTACTCTTTCAGAATCCTACAATTACTGGGGATATATGTTAGCAGAAAGGGGTTTAAAGCTTGATACAGCAAAGATACTTATTGAGAAAGCATTAGAGTTTGAACCTGATAACGGTTACTATCTTGATTCAATGGGTTGGGTTTATTATATGATGGGGAAGTATGATTCTGCTTTTGTTTATTTAAAAAGGGCAGTGGAATCTGTTCCTGATGACCCTGTTATTGTTGAACATCTTGGAGATGTTTATCTAAAGTTAAATCAAATTGATAAAGCTTTAAATTACTGGCAGGAGGCTTTAAAACTTGAACCTCTTAATAAAAATCTCAAAAAAAAGATTGAAAAATATAAAAACTCAGGTATTTGA
- the accC gene encoding acetyl-CoA carboxylase biotin carboxylase subunit: MKIKRILIANRGEIAVRIIYACKELGIESVAVYSEADKDSLHVFLADQSVCIGPPPSSESYLNIPRIISAAEITGCDAIHPGYGFLAENAEFAEIVKSSGFIFIGPEPEHISKMGDKAMARKIMKEAGVPVIPGSEGVIENIDEGLEIAREIGYPLILKAAAGGGGKGMRIVKSERDFEISFKTAQAEAQAAFGDKRLYIEKFIEKPKHIEVQVLGDGKGKILTLFERECTIQRKHQKILEEAPSPSIDEKLRKKLMEYAKKGAKAINYKSAGTLEFLMDSDKNLYFIEMNTRIQVEHPVTEFITGIDLIKEQILLEENGNLNFDEKDIEMRGHAIEVRINAEDPERGFMPSPGKIKTLHLPGGPGVRVDSFIYAGYEVKPYYDSLIAKLIVHERTREYAIRRLKRALEETIIDGIKTTIPLHKKIIESKEFIEGNFDTHFLEDFIKKI; the protein is encoded by the coding sequence ATGAAAATAAAAAGAATTTTAATAGCAAATAGAGGTGAAATTGCAGTTAGAATAATTTATGCCTGTAAAGAACTGGGTATAGAATCAGTTGCTGTTTATTCAGAAGCAGATAAAGATTCACTGCATGTTTTCCTTGCAGATCAATCGGTTTGTATTGGTCCTCCCCCATCTTCTGAGAGTTATTTAAATATTCCAAGAATAATTTCAGCAGCAGAAATAACAGGTTGTGATGCAATTCATCCTGGTTACGGATTTTTAGCAGAAAATGCTGAATTTGCAGAGATAGTTAAATCTTCTGGTTTTATATTTATAGGTCCTGAACCAGAACACATATCTAAAATGGGAGATAAAGCAATGGCAAGGAAAATAATGAAAGAAGCAGGTGTTCCTGTAATTCCCGGTTCAGAAGGTGTTATTGAAAATATTGATGAAGGACTGGAGATAGCAAGAGAAATAGGTTACCCTCTCATTTTAAAAGCAGCAGCAGGTGGAGGAGGAAAGGGAATGAGAATTGTAAAAAGCGAAAGAGATTTTGAAATAAGTTTTAAAACAGCCCAGGCTGAGGCTCAGGCAGCTTTTGGTGATAAAAGATTGTACATAGAAAAATTTATAGAAAAACCGAAACACATTGAAGTTCAGGTTCTTGGTGATGGAAAGGGAAAAATTTTAACGCTTTTTGAAAGAGAATGCACAATACAGAGGAAACATCAAAAAATTCTTGAAGAGGCACCTTCCCCTTCAATTGATGAAAAATTAAGAAAAAAATTGATGGAGTATGCTAAAAAGGGAGCAAAAGCTATAAATTATAAATCAGCAGGAACTCTTGAATTTCTGATGGATAGTGATAAAAATTTATATTTCATTGAAATGAACACAAGGATACAGGTAGAGCATCCTGTAACAGAATTCATAACAGGAATTGACTTAATAAAAGAACAGATTTTACTTGAAGAAAATGGAAATCTTAATTTTGATGAAAAAGATATTGAAATGAGAGGGCATGCTATTGAAGTAAGAATTAATGCAGAAGATCCTGAAAGGGGATTTATGCCTTCACCTGGTAAAATAAAAACTCTTCACCTCCCAGGTGGACCTGGAGTAAGAGTGGATTCTTTTATATATGCAGGTTATGAAGTTAAGCCTTATTATGATTCTTTGATTGCAAAACTCATAGTACATGAAAGAACAAGGGAATATGCAATAAGAAGACTAAAAAGGGCACTTGAGGAAACAATAATTGATGGAATTAAAACTACAATTCCCCTGCACAAAAAAATAATTGAAAGTAAAGAATTTATTGAGGGAAATTTTGATACTCATTTTTTAGAAGATTTTATAAAAAAAATCTAA
- a CDS encoding S8 family serine peptidase — protein sequence MIFLLIFFLNQNIRENLKSKGYLNLWINSKSLSRITSLFENQGFRLRAISRWENYISGYFPNYLTKSKKLLNLIKDHKIVLKGKKFTEIKPMSFSPSDYGDSYETLSFLKIPEVHKKGFIGQNVTISLFDTGFDLNHPALLHIREGKRVKFSYDFNSGDSLFLLYNSQRYRIPHIRAIGYIGKTTLTGNPDTVYIFYNFLNERDNIKNKWKIYGCLFTKGFFIPSNEPKLLSPDTINLLPSSLFLNGKIYLASKLSFQNYDAIYIKFLNKLLNIDSTKILLQNPFIYDLEIFNLKNKINVIYTDSYSINITDLNGNIIFSRNKEILNFSINKINDILLVLYETGLENPLTGIIFLDTLYNVIKDTLISRGHSAFLFIKNDTLKIILVSGNTQDTLYELKFDRNVNLIERKIIDTGFFIKSPIYHQNKIYYSKNGIIYFYSQGAIDSTFEYFVDDINSYENFLVYRRRGDKNVNIDPLTDFTDPLSGIYHGTRMLGIIGGFAPGKLIGTAPGADFLLFKTERTNTLEGGNFENIIEEDFWVEALELSKRFGAKIVSSSLGYIDWYSKKDMDGKTAISSRAASKALSKGILVFTAAGNVSHSDTTKADTTIVAPGDADSVITVGGIKMDGKIWRGSAYGPSADGRIKPDIVAPFKSIAPFLEITSQGDSIYSYSESQGTSVSTALMSGFAASILSAHPDWSAKKLYEVIIKTSSKYLNPDNIYGYGVPNALSALNFEKIKVPSKEGEKSRIISLYPNPVKGKEIKIEYIVNEALTPLSIKIFTPSGKKVFEKSYFTLPLGRYKEKIDLINEKGKKLKPGFYILVLETSESKDYMKLIIEE from the coding sequence ATGATTTTTCTTTTAATCTTTTTTTTAAATCAGAATATAAGAGAAAACCTAAAAAGTAAAGGATACCTGAATCTCTGGATAAACTCAAAAAGCCTTTCAAGAATAACTAGCTTATTTGAAAATCAAGGATTTAGATTAAGAGCAATTTCAAGATGGGAAAATTATATATCAGGTTACTTTCCAAATTATTTAACTAAATCTAAAAAACTTTTGAACCTTATAAAGGATCATAAAATTGTTCTTAAAGGGAAAAAATTTACTGAAATTAAACCTATGTCTTTCTCTCCCTCAGATTACGGAGATTCTTATGAAACCTTAAGTTTTTTAAAAATTCCAGAAGTTCACAAAAAAGGTTTTATAGGACAGAATGTAACAATAAGCTTATTTGATACAGGTTTTGATCTCAATCATCCAGCTCTTCTTCATATAAGGGAAGGTAAAAGGGTTAAATTTTCCTATGATTTTAATAGCGGTGATTCTCTTTTTCTTTTATATAATAGTCAAAGATACAGAATCCCTCATATAAGAGCAATTGGGTATATTGGTAAAACTACATTAACAGGAAATCCTGATACTGTATATATTTTTTATAATTTTCTTAATGAAAGAGATAACATAAAAAATAAATGGAAAATATATGGATGTTTATTCACAAAGGGTTTCTTTATACCTTCAAATGAGCCAAAACTTTTAAGTCCTGACACTATAAATCTTTTACCTTCATCACTTTTTTTAAATGGTAAAATCTATCTTGCAAGTAAATTATCCTTTCAAAATTATGATGCAATTTACATAAAATTTTTAAATAAATTGTTAAACATAGATTCAACAAAAATTCTTTTACAGAATCCATTTATTTATGATCTTGAAATCTTCAATTTAAAAAATAAGATAAATGTCATATACACTGATTCCTATTCAATAAATATCACTGATCTTAATGGCAACATAATTTTTTCAAGAAACAAGGAAATACTTAATTTTTCTATTAATAAAATAAATGATATTCTTTTAGTTTTATATGAAACAGGACTCGAAAATCCTCTAACAGGAATAATTTTTTTGGATACCCTTTATAATGTTATTAAAGATACATTAATCTCAAGGGGACATTCGGCTTTTCTTTTTATAAAAAATGATACATTAAAAATTATTCTTGTATCAGGTAACACACAAGATACACTCTATGAATTGAAATTTGATAGAAATGTAAATTTGATTGAAAGAAAAATAATTGATACAGGTTTTTTCATAAAGTCTCCCATTTATCATCAGAATAAAATTTATTATTCAAAAAATGGAATAATTTATTTTTATTCTCAAGGTGCCATTGATTCAACCTTTGAATATTTTGTTGATGATATAAATAGTTATGAAAATTTCCTGGTTTACAGGAGAAGAGGTGATAAAAATGTAAATATTGACCCTTTAACAGATTTTACTGACCCACTTTCTGGAATATATCATGGAACAAGGATGCTTGGAATAATAGGTGGTTTTGCGCCCGGAAAACTTATAGGAACAGCACCTGGTGCAGATTTTTTACTTTTTAAAACAGAAAGAACCAACACCCTTGAAGGAGGTAATTTTGAAAATATAATTGAAGAAGATTTCTGGGTAGAAGCCCTTGAACTTTCAAAGAGATTTGGTGCGAAAATTGTTTCCTCTTCTCTTGGATATATTGACTGGTATTCAAAAAAGGATATGGACGGTAAAACTGCAATATCTTCAAGAGCAGCTTCAAAAGCTCTTTCAAAGGGAATACTTGTTTTTACAGCAGCTGGAAATGTTTCACATTCTGATACAACAAAAGCTGATACAACGATTGTTGCTCCAGGTGACGCTGATTCAGTGATAACAGTAGGAGGAATAAAAATGGATGGAAAAATATGGAGGGGTTCTGCTTATGGACCAAGTGCTGATGGAAGAATTAAACCTGATATTGTTGCTCCTTTTAAAAGTATTGCTCCTTTTTTAGAAATCACATCTCAAGGTGATTCAATTTATTCTTATTCTGAATCACAGGGAACATCTGTTTCAACAGCTTTAATGTCAGGTTTTGCTGCATCAATTCTCTCAGCTCATCCTGACTGGTCAGCAAAAAAACTTTATGAGGTAATTATTAAAACTTCTTCCAAATATCTTAATCCTGATAATATTTATGGTTATGGTGTACCAAATGCCCTCTCAGCTCTTAATTTTGAAAAAATAAAAGTTCCATCAAAAGAAGGGGAAAAATCAAGAATAATTTCTCTCTATCCAAACCCTGTAAAAGGAAAGGAAATTAAAATTGAATATATAGTGAATGAAGCTTTAACACCTCTTTCCATTAAAATATTTACTCCATCAGGAAAAAAAGTTTTTGAAAAGAGTTATTTTACTTTACCCCTTGGAAGATACAAGGAAAAGATTGATTTAATAAATGAAAAGGGTAAAAAATTAAAACCAGGTTTTTACATACTTGTTCTTGAAACATCGGAAAGTAAGGATTATATGAAATTGATAATTGAGGAATGA
- a CDS encoding Trm112 family protein, whose translation MALDKELLDIIACPKCKGDLIYKEEENVLICKNCKLKYKIEDDIPILLIEEAIPLEE comes from the coding sequence ATGGCACTGGATAAGGAACTTCTTGATATAATTGCTTGTCCAAAATGCAAAGGTGATTTAATTTATAAAGAAGAGGAAAATGTTTTAATATGCAAAAATTGTAAACTAAAATACAAAATAGAAGATGATATTCCAATTCTTTTAATAGAAGAAGCTATTCCCCTTGAAGAATGA
- the coaE gene encoding dephospho-CoA kinase (Dephospho-CoA kinase (CoaE) performs the final step in coenzyme A biosynthesis.) yields the protein MKLLVGVTGNISSGKSTFCELLKEKGVYIIDADKIGHKIIEEKKEKIKKIFGDYLGRREIAEIIFKDEEKKREYERWIHREIMREVKKIINEGKEGYYFVEGALIFEAGVDKFMDFVIYLKAREEVLIERAKKKGISEDMIKKIIEFQNMLKDKEERANFVIENENDIFELKKRAEEIFIKIKNFIPKFLCDSTCLREARWLRLLGFDTVNAKFLKDFKKGIFEEKRFLLTRKKGGYLFPEWKIFKVSEGKFFIRMKRIIDFFGLKDKISIFSRCPLCNNPLEEIEKTKVKNRVPYYTYKTQEKFYICSNCDKIYWKGSHYFYFENHIKKLLE from the coding sequence TTGAAGCTTTTAGTCGGTGTTACCGGTAATATATCATCAGGTAAAAGCACTTTCTGTGAACTTTTAAAGGAAAAGGGCGTTTATATTATTGATGCAGATAAAATTGGTCATAAAATAATTGAAGAAAAAAAAGAAAAAATAAAGAAAATTTTTGGTGATTATTTGGGAAGAAGAGAAATTGCAGAAATAATTTTTAAGGATGAGGAAAAAAAGAGAGAATATGAAAGGTGGATTCACAGGGAGATAATGAGAGAAGTGAAAAAAATAATAAATGAAGGAAAGGAAGGGTATTATTTTGTTGAAGGTGCCCTTATCTTTGAAGCAGGTGTTGATAAATTTATGGATTTTGTTATATATTTAAAGGCAAGGGAAGAGGTTTTAATTGAAAGGGCAAAGAAAAAGGGGATTAGTGAAGATATGATAAAAAAAATTATAGAATTTCAAAATATGTTAAAGGATAAAGAAGAAAGAGCTAATTTTGTTATTGAAAATGAAAATGATATTTTTGAACTTAAAAAAAGGGCAGAGGAAATTTTTATTAAAATTAAAAATTTTATTCCGAAATTTTTATGTGACTCAACCTGTTTAAGGGAAGCAAGATGGTTAAGACTATTGGGTTTTGATACAGTTAATGCTAAATTTTTAAAGGATTTTAAAAAGGGTATATTTGAAGAAAAAAGGTTTTTGCTTACAAGAAAAAAGGGGGGGTATCTTTTTCCTGAATGGAAAATTTTTAAAGTTTCAGAAGGAAAATTTTTTATAAGAATGAAAAGGATAATAGATTTTTTTGGTTTAAAGGATAAAATTTCTATTTTTTCAAGATGTCCTTTATGCAATAATCCTCTCGAAGAAATAGAAAAAACTAAAGTAAAAAACAGGGTTCCATACTATACTTATAAGACCCAGGAAAAATTTTATATATGTTCTAACTGTGATAAAATATACTGGAAGGGTTCCCATTATTTTTATTTTGAAAATCATATTAAAAAATTACTTGAATGA
- a CDS encoding zinc ribbon domain-containing protein, whose product MKKEINIEEIKKLEIKRREFLEKMRKLKEKEKETKPHIFKKVFGEYEEKLKKIEEELEKRKDTIKEYLESLYTTRKEVEKAKLKIEDEIEEIKLRYSIGEYDEGKYKSLMDEKNSELKRIKEKFIAVDKEINEIASLLKKEEKPKEKVEEEIELEPEIEEIKEIEEVLENELKVAEEKETDVEEELMEIEEILEEVEAEKSEEKEAYEVSVNEKLLEDLGKESKTEERGEVICKKCGHKNSPDSWFCENCGAELIIELE is encoded by the coding sequence ATGAAAAAAGAAATAAATATTGAAGAAATAAAAAAACTTGAAATAAAAAGAAGGGAATTTCTTGAGAAGATGCGAAAATTAAAGGAGAAGGAAAAGGAAACAAAACCCCATATATTCAAAAAGGTTTTTGGAGAATACGAAGAAAAATTAAAAAAAATTGAGGAGGAACTGGAAAAAAGAAAAGATACTATAAAAGAATACTTAGAATCACTATATACAACAAGAAAGGAAGTTGAAAAAGCCAAATTGAAAATAGAGGATGAAATTGAGGAGATTAAACTTAGATATTCCATAGGCGAATATGATGAGGGAAAATATAAGTCCTTGATGGATGAGAAAAATTCGGAATTAAAAAGGATTAAAGAAAAATTTATAGCAGTTGATAAAGAGATAAATGAAATTGCTTCTCTGCTTAAAAAAGAAGAAAAACCTAAAGAGAAAGTTGAAGAAGAAATTGAGCTGGAGCCGGAAATAGAAGAAATTAAAGAAATTGAGGAAGTTCTCGAAAATGAATTAAAAGTTGCTGAGGAAAAAGAAACTGATGTAGAAGAGGAATTAATGGAAATAGAAGAAATTCTTGAGGAAGTTGAGGCTGAAAAATCTGAGGAGAAAGAAGCTTATGAGGTAAGTGTTAATGAAAAATTGCTTGAAGATCTTGGTAAGGAAAGTAAAACTGAGGAAAGGGGGGAAGTTATATGTAAAAAATGCGGTCATAAGAATTCTCCTGATTCCTGGTTTTGTGAAAATTGTGGAGCCGAGCTTATAATTGAACTTGAATAA
- a CDS encoding diguanylate cyclase, producing MYVLLIFFLSFFEKRKSKELYEELDKISSKLRLFEIEKAPKEKVIKELKFPLYPEKPAPLFKFALNHLKEVYKDIIFPNSLAFLFYDSTAQGFRIEASFSRKKFFKTKGVIPLYSPLIKLATQRNERLYFPEFTGSGYDTLFYESDIKLGSVCIVPVFSEGDLYGFIYADKEEIRGFSEKDLDFLDYLSKEIGLFLKFFISLKDEHLLATRFRALFELAKDTAGKLHLKEVAEKIIHVAEILKKSDIICLFEKKSEEIRCIAINEEKEWIKVGSKFVHSEDSIISLLFKSGFPVYTGRIKSSVPVIGKINPDIKSILAFPIRVEGKLNFALSLFSKYPDYYDDKDKEIFEFLVQQAQISLEKAILFEKTLELAIKDSLTGLFNHRIFQEKVSEYVKRNLPFTLILIDVDHFKKINDTYGHPFGDKVLVKIAEILKEESEKIGLAARYGGEEFALIIEGSKEYAQYRAEEIRRKIEKEEFYTDDGERVSVTISLGLASFPLDAKERTSLIERADRALYIAKRSGRNKVISWAQEEMGLF from the coding sequence TTGTATGTTCTTTTAATATTCTTTTTATCATTTTTTGAAAAAAGAAAAAGCAAGGAATTGTATGAAGAACTTGACAAAATTTCTTCAAAACTAAGGCTTTTTGAAATTGAAAAAGCTCCAAAAGAGAAAGTTATAAAAGAATTAAAATTTCCTCTGTATCCTGAAAAACCTGCCCCCCTCTTTAAATTTGCTTTAAATCATCTAAAGGAAGTATATAAGGATATTATTTTTCCGAATTCCTTAGCTTTTTTATTTTATGACTCTACAGCTCAAGGATTTAGGATTGAAGCTTCTTTTTCAAGAAAAAAATTTTTTAAAACTAAGGGAGTTATTCCCCTTTATTCACCTTTAATAAAACTTGCAACTCAAAGAAATGAAAGGTTGTATTTTCCAGAGTTTACAGGTTCTGGTTATGATACCTTATTTTATGAATCAGATATAAAACTTGGTTCTGTTTGTATTGTTCCTGTTTTTTCAGAGGGAGATCTTTATGGATTTATTTATGCTGATAAGGAGGAAATAAGAGGGTTTTCAGAGAAAGACCTTGATTTTCTTGATTATCTTTCAAAGGAGATAGGTCTCTTTTTGAAATTTTTTATTTCTCTAAAGGATGAACATTTACTTGCAACAAGATTTAGAGCCCTATTTGAACTTGCTAAGGATACAGCTGGAAAATTGCATTTAAAGGAAGTAGCAGAAAAGATTATTCATGTTGCTGAAATTCTAAAAAAGAGTGATATTATATGTCTTTTTGAAAAAAAATCAGAAGAAATAAGATGTATAGCAATAAACGAGGAGAAGGAATGGATAAAGGTTGGTTCAAAATTTGTTCATTCAGAGGATTCAATAATTTCCCTTTTATTTAAAAGTGGGTTCCCTGTTTATACAGGAAGGATAAAGAGTTCTGTTCCTGTGATTGGGAAAATTAATCCTGATATAAAGTCTATTCTTGCTTTTCCTATAAGGGTTGAGGGTAAGTTGAATTTTGCTCTTTCGCTTTTTTCAAAGTATCCTGATTATTATGATGATAAGGATAAGGAAATTTTTGAATTTTTAGTTCAACAGGCTCAGATTTCTCTTGAAAAGGCAATTTTATTTGAGAAAACTCTTGAACTTGCCATAAAAGATTCCTTAACAGGTCTCTTTAATCACAGAATTTTTCAGGAAAAAGTATCAGAATATGTTAAAAGAAATTTACCTTTTACTTTAATTCTTATTGATGTTGATCATTTTAAAAAAATAAATGATACCTATGGACACCCTTTTGGAGATAAAGTTCTTGTTAAAATCGCAGAAATTTTAAAGGAAGAATCTGAAAAGATAGGACTTGCAGCACGGTATGGAGGAGAGGAATTCGCTTTAATTATTGAGGGTTCAAAAGAATATGCCCAATACAGGGCAGAGGAAATAAGAAGAAAGATAGAAAAGGAAGAGTTTTATACTGATGATGGTGAAAGAGTTTCTGTTACAATAAGTCTTGGTCTTGCTTCTTTTCCACTTGATGCAAAGGAAAGGACTTCTTTAATTGAAAGGGCGGATAGAGCTCTATATATAGCAAAAAGAAGCGGGAGGAATAAAGTAATATCTTGGGCACAAGAAGAGATGGGACTATTTTAG